The Diadema setosum chromosome 1, eeDiaSeto1, whole genome shotgun sequence genome has a window encoding:
- the LOC140227896 gene encoding transmembrane protein 196-like: MVSTTESTTSQEGEKKPGLACPRCCSVTVALVLLSVPHMILGLPSVVVGVILYSRVQIWLAHTVSPIWSGVCFFFCGVFGLVSAKRRTPYTIFCFASFSLISLTVGIIDMQLLRLGLVNHTTDGQIFLKDDFDLRILVALGIAGGESFFCGLSAFISCLVGQHVRRKLRDGGQRVVTAEQLIAQRQEQIRQQREHERKVMEKMEKERAKSIKYHRV; this comes from the exons ATGGTGTCAACAACGGAATCAACCACTTCACAGGAGGGGGAAAAGAAGCCTGGTCTAGCCTGTCCGCGATGCTGCTCCGTCACCGTTGCTCTTGTTTTGCTCTCCGTTCCCCACATGATCTTGGGCCTCCCCAGCGTAGTGGTTGGAGTAATCCTGTACAGTCGCGTGCAGATTTGGCTCGCGCACACAGTATCGCCCATTTGGAGCGGAGTGTGT TTTTTCTTCTGCGGAGTCTTCGGTCTGGTTTCAGCAAAGCGGAGAACGCCATACACC ATTTTCTGTTTCGCCTCCTTCTCGCTCATAAGCCTCACGGTGGGCATCATCGATATGCAGCTCTTACGCCTGGGCCTTGTCAATCACACCACGGATGGACAGATATTCCTGAAG GATGATTTCGATCTCAGGATCCTGGTGGCTCTTGGCATCGCCGGCGGTGAGAGTTTCTTCTGTGGTCTTAGCGCCTTCATCAGTTGCCTGGTCGGCCAGCACGTCCGGCGGAAGTTGCGCGACGGGGGTCAAAGGGTCGTCACCGCCGAACAGCTGATTGCACAGCGGCAAGAGCAAATCAGACAG CAACGGGAACACGAGCGGAAAGTTATGGAGAAGATGGAGAAGGAACGAGCCAAGTCGATCAAGTATCATCGAGTCTGA